CCTCCAGCACTATTGTAGATTTAGAACCTTGATTATACTACTCGTAAATTGTGCACGCGCGAAGATTATTTAACGAGGATGCAATAGCTGAGGATTCTATTATTTAAAAATTGAGACACAAAAATTGACGTAAAATACATTTCATGGCACATTTGAATTGActagaaaacaaatttGAAAAGCATCTAAATACTTTGTTCATATACTATAATCAGACCTCTATGACAAGTGATCATGTCAATTGCATACTCTGTGGGAATCAACTCAGATTCCCAGGATGGGGAATATTAAACCACATACGCACACGGATATAACAGCAATGCCACAATAAACAACGAGTTTCGTtacaacttcaacatcgTATCTAACACGCGGAACCACAACAGTAGATAAAAGATCAGGCTGTTGTGAGTTTTCTCGAACACTGTTTGAGGGAAGAGCAGAAGACACTCCCTGTGGCCGATGTTGAAGATTCTGTTGGGCCATGGACTCGTATAAGTCAGCAGTAGATTGAGGTCCCACTGAATCGGATCGGGCGCGACCGGCGCGCGAAAAAATCGAAGTGATTTCATGTGTCTCAAAGAGCGTTGTATCAGGAATAGATGAAGGAATGTCAGAGTACTCTGaagcagaaataaaatacttTCTGGGCATTGCAAGgccaatcttttcaataaatCGGAATGCAGGAGGTAGAACTTCGTGTAGAATACGTTTCATATTGTGACGCCATGTGACAACAAGACCGACACCAATAACGAATCTTAATGCAGTACCAACAATACCCGACATCTGAGGGTCATAATAGATACATCCATTGCTACCTGGAATGACTCTGGTAAGAATCCATTGACCAACTATCTCTCCCATAAGAACACCCAGAAAAGCTACACCGTCATCAAAACACGGGCAGTCATCAACAGGCTCTGGGTGGACTCTCACGAGGAAGAGAGTCAAGGGAACAATTAACAATGGGTAGTAGGAAGATGAAGTACGTAATGCAGTCATGAATCCAGAAAACAGCGTCAAAGCCCAGAGACCAGCTCCAATCAATGCTCCTATAACGACATCAGCAAAACCGTGCATACCACAATATATGCGACCTGCTACAATgctaaatacaaaaatagCATTAAGCAGTTGATAAACTGGTCCCTGAAGTTTGGTAGATAGAAGCAAAAACACGCCTACAGCATTTGCTGTATGAGTACTGGGAAATCCATATTCGAGAGCTGCACTTCCCGACATGGTAATTCTATGCAAAGGTGGAGATAGTGGTCTAGGAAGACATAACAGATCCTTCAAGAATCCTGTCAAATACACGCCCATGGCAAGAATAAATGTCAAATCACGAGCAGTGGAGGTCCCTCCGTACCAGTAACTGACTGGCAGCATAATAACGTAAAAGGTATGTGTTCCTAGGTTCGCAGACAGTGCGAAATATATATCAATGAGTGGATGACGGAGTGTACTTTGAAGACGTGCCAAATGAGGTGTTTCCCATCGGATTATTGGTAACATGGCATTCCGTAGTTTGAATCTCCATAAAGGAAGTCGTGTTGCGTAGTGGTCTTCTGATTTATTACCAGCGTCTTTTTCGGCACATGGTTCcttctcagcagccttcAATAGGGCTATAAATGAATTTGACCTTGACAAATCAGATTTGACATCTACTTTAGTCTGTTCCGAAGACATCGTGAATTATGTATATATGGTGACAGAACTTATAGTTTGACATCAAAttaggaaaaaaaaatgtggtttgtttttgactCCGACTTCATATAATACTGTTGTtgccaaacaaaaatatatacaaatGTATCTATTCAAGAATTACCAAGGTTCGGTACCATTTAATATGATCTAATGCAATGATTCCGGGATTTTGATCGAGAATTAAATATTATCGCATTAACGACCAATCTCCACGATTCAACGGTTTCTATGATATTAGTCTGTTTATATTAAACCCGTGTACTAAATGAAACTTTTTGTTTGCAGCATGCTGTTTTTAGCGCCGCACAGTTCGCGTAGAGACCAATTAACAGAATAGGAACCTAGGCATGTCGCTCGGCTATCTATCTAGAGATTGAGAACGAACAATCAgatctaattttttttcctctcAAATATAAGAAAACGTCGTTGTAAAGTGTTTGCTGAAATAATTAACTGATTTTCGTGGGTATTATCGATAGACCATATAACTCGTTCGGACATAATTAGTTGTATGCAGACCTATTGTAGTTTATTCATCTTGATAACTTCATTGATCTCCAAAGGAGTATAATACCTATAAAGTATATTCTCTACAGCTGGATGTCGGTAACTGTATCTGCTATGGTCAGTGTTCCTGGTACGTACGTCACGGAATGGTCTCTTCAGCTGCATTGAGTAGGTCGTCACTGCCCTGAAACATGATCTACCTGCGGTAGGAATGATTACTGTTAACGCAGGAGCCAATTCTCAATTGAGCCATCTTAACGAAGAGCATAGTTCTtgtatttttcttttcactCAATAGCgttaaaatattatcaccaCAGGCGAGAATTCCAATAACATCATCGAAAGCTATTTGATCAGATTTGAAGGTTTGTTCACCAATTATTTGGATCACAGTAACTAGCGCTTCAGCATACGCCTCAGTAATCGTGCATTTTAAATACCCTTCACGTGATTCTGCATCTCAGAGTAGCATGCTAGATTGAAGCAGTATCTAAACATTGGCGACAATCCTAGTAATCAGTGTCGAACTAATAATATCTTTATCCAAATTTTCTTAAATCCGATCTCGTCATAGCTAAGTGAAGCGGCTTTCAAAATATTAGCAAATAAAGTCATTCGACTATTTAtacctcatcatcatattACATTGGTATCTTTATCATCTTGAATCTGATTGTGCCGTGTATTAGAGTTTATCTCTTTTCTAGGTGTTTCTATTGCCGTCATTTtgaattgattttttcGATTTGGGCAAACTGAAAAGAACTTTTTTGTCGAGTGTTTCTAGAAGGAGCTGTTGAAAGCATTGAGTCCAATTACGCAGTGGCTGGCATCGTAGAGATAGTACGATTATTAGTACTAGTCTTATCTGTTTCAAACGTCTCAGGTTGCTGTATTGTTGAACCGGTAATAAAAACTAAACAGCACAATGTCATTTCCTAAGCCAAGGGGGCCAAGGCCTTCTACACCTAGCTCTCCACAAAAACGCTTTTCGTTATCAGGAAAACCTTCGTCACTTTCATACAGTGATCCAATTTTTGTACAAGACTCGTCTGGAAATATCTCATCTAGCAGGGCTTCGACATCGAGCCCTGAAGTAGACGTATCTTCTGCATCTACACCGGACTACCATGTGAAAATTGTCTGTGTTGGTGATGGAGGCTGTGGAAAAACCTGCATGTTACAAACATATGCTATGGGAGAATTCCCTCTAACATACGTTCCAACGGTGTTTGAAAACTATTTTACCAAAATCAAGACACCGGGTGGAAAAAACGTTGAATTAGCGTTGTGGGATACTGCCGGTCAAGAAGAATATGACAGGCTTAGAGCTTTGAGTTATCCAGAAGTAGATATTGTGCTCATATGTTTTTCTGTCGACTCTCCTGCTTCACTGGATAATGTGTATGATAAGTGGATCCCAGAAGTCAGTCATTACTGTCAAGGGGTGCCGTTCATTCTTGTTGGATTGAAAACCGATCTACGACAGGACCTCACTACCATTCAGCATTTACAATCTAGAGGGTTAAGGCCCATCACACCTGATGAAGGCAAAGCCGTAGCTAAACGTTACGGAGCATATAAGTATATGGAATGTTcatcaaaaacaatgaCAGGCGTCAAGGATATTTTCAACACCTCCATAGGTGTGGTTGTCAAAGAAAAGGTTTACCTACCACGAAAACTAGTGGAATCAAGTATTcccagtagcagcattggtAGTGATAGCGGAAGCCACAGAAATACCAGCAATACGCCTAAACCAGTCACCAAATCTGCTAGGGTACCAGTAAGCTCCAATTCCAAAGATAACCCTAAAACgatagaaaagaaaaagaaaaaatgtaTCATTCTCTAATAGCATTTATAGTATTGCATAGAATCTTAGCATCTTTAGtattaatttattgaaCCGGTTTGTATAAGACCCTATTTCAATTTAAGTGATtgaaaagataagatatgGGCTAGGGTGTGGTTGTCGCTAGATAAGACGCGTTCGTACCTTCGAAACACTCGTCTTTGCAAAGAACAATGTCGTCCTCGACTTATTTCGAGGAGCAACGAGATGCTCTTTTGGGAGAGATATCTATGGTAGGTCAAAGAAATATTGCAATATTTATGACGATAAAGCACTGCTAACTGACTCCCAGAATATGGAATCTGTCCTCACAAACCTGGCCACCCTCAACCAATCGCTAGAAGGTGTTGTTGCAGTTGGCAAGGAGTTTGAGAGCGTGTCCAAACTGTGGAATAATTTCTATAGTGATTTGAATCAACCTCAAATGAGTCCTCAGCTTGTCGTTAAGGACCAAGAACGAGAAAGTGCTCAGGGGACACAAGAGCCATCCCACGAAAATTGAGAGCATCCCAGTTTCGATAATCAGCACTGACCAAGATgggtttatttattttatagCATTTCTTACCAAGCATATTAAATCATCTTAAGGGTTATCACCAAGTCTAGAAGCTGAGACCCTGCTCAGCTTATGGTTTCAAGTGCCGTTATTTACCACGGCTGTTGCAGGATCACGACATGTGTGTGCACTTAGAACGTATCGTTTGACATTGTGACAAAGGTCTTATATGCGTACATAGATTGTAATTTGATGGTTCATCAACCAATGCTTGATTTCTTTCAATCAGCGATACTTTGGTTGTTTCATTTTATTAATGACTCTTTAGAAACAGCCAGTTAAAGACTATGAGCTCGAATCAGTCATCGATATTATACatgcatatgcaagatCTTTCACAATGCTACTGGAATATTTATTCCCCCTGAGCTGCATCTACAACTTATTTTTCTGGCGTCGTAGATTCTGTAGATAAAATGGATTCACAAAAGGTTGGGTTGGAACTTGGCGATGATAGCCAAATAGACCTAAAAATTGACTTGTTTGGggattattatttgacaCCACTAAGTCTTAACGATACTCAGGATTTCTGTAATGACTTTAACAACACAGAAATCACTCAGTATTTGCGATCACCACGGACTATCCCGTATACATTAGACGATGCTAGAGaacaaatagaaaaaatGATTACTACAAAAGACGGGACTTTTCCATTCTGCTGGGGGATTAGAGATGTACAGCGTCCTCACAGTCTTATTGGCAATATTGTTATTCACATCTCCAGTATGGTTGGTGAAATGAAATACGTGCCTAACCCTGAGCTTCGTGAAGTTTTCGCCAGCTTTGGATTCTATTTGAATCCAAAATACCAATCCAAGGGAATTATGACTGCTTGTCTCAAGGCAGTCATCCAAAAAATCGGCGTCGAGAGATACGGCATCAAGCATTATTACGGGGAGTGTTTTGCTGGTAATATAGGAAGCCGgaaaacttttgaaaagtGTGGCTTCAAGTACATTAGAACAATCAAAGACGGAGTCGTCAAATACAATCCCCGCCAGGTAAAAGATTCGGAAGTATTCGAACTAGTTTTGACTGGGGAAAATTCCTTGCTTGTATTATGACCGTATATTAACGACAACTATTCCTGTATTAATAACAATTTAACTATGGAGCCAAACTACTGTCCACATTAGAGGAGATAGGAGATAAGCATTCCATGTGGATTATAGAAGCTGTTTGAAAGAGATATCAGACCCGTTTGGCTCGAAGCCATTCCCGGGCTTGTTGATATCCGCTATCCGCAGTTCCTGCATATAATATACCCCGCATTTTGAACCGGTATGATAAACATAACCTCGGTCAAGCTGCAGTGTCAAAATGATTCTGTCTGGGATGCATCTGTGTCAGCATTTCCCTGGTAATATGAGATCTGTTCCTGAACTAGTAACAGTTGTAATGGGAAGGGGTATAATCTGAAAGAGCGCTAGTAGGTTAGAATGGAGGAACTTTTGACCGTACCACTGAATCTAAAGATGCAGCAGTGAACCGGTAAGCTATGTTTAATGGGAATTCATAGACGAAGTTTCAGATTTTGTattattaaataataaatgacACTCACTTGGAGGTCTAAAATACGGATACTGCCTAATAAGGATGTCAATTGTTTGTTGTAGAAAGTAATATCTGGACTCTTGACTACTATATTCACACGGCTGATCCCGAGAGCCTCATCAGTTCTCCGCATATGACAGTCCCCGATCGCTGATCTTCATTCAACTATATAAGTGCTGCCATTTCAGCTTAGTTTTGAGTTTTTTAATAATCTAATCACtcactgaaaaatatttattttgaagTGAATTGCTATTTCCAATTGGTTCGTCTAAGATTTTTGTGTTAATAGTTTCAATTCGACTGTTAAACTTGATCAGGTTCATTTCAGTGATTTTCCTATCGGGCCGAATTAGAACCGAAAATTAAAGTTAGTTCAACTCAATAACTTGCGATCCTCAACTTCTTGTCTACCATAACATCAAATTTTCCAAAGTTTTGTCCTGTTGTATTAAATATGGGTAGACCTAAAGCTGTTTTTACCTCTTTTGAGGATGTTCCTATGAACACATCTCAAGAACAAATTCTTGAGAAGCACAAGCTTATCACAGACACATTTTTGTCCAACAAAACCATTCCTTTGGACTACAGACTGGAGCAGATTCGTAATATCTACTGGGCAATTCTCGACAACGTTGAATTTTTGAAAGATGCTCTTTATAAGGATTTCTATCGTCCCCATGATGAGACTGAGATTCTTGAGCTCCATGGTGTTTTTGCTGAGCTGGATAGTATTATGAACCACTTACCCCAATGGGCTAAAGATGAGCCTATTTCTGGTGGACTCAAGTCAATGTCATCTCACCCAGTTGTAAAGAGACAACCATATGGTACTGTGTTAATCATTTCGCCCTGGAACTACCCTTACTTCTTGGCCGTCAATCCTATTGCCACagccattgctgctggtaacaCTGTGATTTGGAAGCCCACTGAAATCGCCCCTAATTCATCTCGTGCTTTGACCAAGGTCCTTCAGCATGCTATTGATCCAAGTATCTTCCAGGTTGTTAATGGTGCCATAGATGAGTCTACTTCTCTTCTCAATTTACGTTTCGACAAAATCATGTTAACTGGAAGTACCACTGTCGGCAAAATCGTAGCCTCTGCTGCCGCAAAAAATCTCACTCCTACCTTGTTGGAATTAGGTGGCAAGTCacctgttcttgttgataGAGATCTCAAAGATTATAAGACTGTTGCTAAGCGTATTGCATGGGGAAAATTTGTTAATGCTGGCCAGACCTGTGTTGCCCCTGACTATATTCTTGTCGATGCCAAAGTTGAACATAAATTTATTGCTGCCCTTAAGGATGCTATTGCTGAGCTTTATCCCAATCTCAATAAGGATACTCCCGACTACTGTCATATTGTAAGTGACCGTATGTATAACAGACTGTCCTCTCTTGTCGATACTACTGAGGGAAATGTTGAGTTCCAACATGGAGTTCCTGATGAAAAGACTCGTTTCTTGCCACCTACGATTGTTTCAGGGGTTAAACCTACCGACTCTTTGATGAAGGATGAGCTTTTTGGTCCTTTGTTGCCTATTATTGCCGTAAATGATATTTCTTCTGAAGGTGTTGATTTTATTGTAGAGAATCATGACCATCCATTGGCTCTTTATGTTTTCACTGCTGATCAAAAGAAAGCCGATAGTATCTTGGCTCGTACTCGTTCAGGTGGCGCTATTTGGAATGATACCATTATTCATGTAGGCGTTACTGAGGCTCCTTTCGGTGGTATTGGTGaatctggttctggtgcttaTCATGGCAAGTATGGGTTTGACGAGTTCAGCCATAAACGTACTATACTTAAGCAACCATTCTATGTCGAGTTCCTTCTCAAGTTAAGATACCCTCCATATACCAAGGGAAATGTCAAGAAACTCACAAAGCTTTCCTACTCCAAAAACCCTTGGTATAGTCGTGATGGTCCCGTTAGACGATCGCTCATCCGCCGTATTTTTACTAGCAAGATACTTTTCTTGcttgctgctattgctggtctcttctttattttttaaactATGATATACTTAATTACATGACTTAATAACGAGATTTTAAACGAAAGTCTGGCACCTGCTCGTATAGGAAGGAGCTCGGAGAATACGAACGAAAAAGATCCAGTCACGTGATTTTAACATGAACATTTGAACTTCACATCCTCATGTCCTAAGACTATGTCCACACAAAATGTCTCTAGCGGAGGAGCTGTTGGCTGATCTAGGAagcgacgatgatgatttcGAATCCCAGATTGAGGCATACAATAATggcgaagatgaagatatggtggatgctgttgaaacCAATGGCTCGTTTTCACAGGAACCAACACATACAAATCCCGAAGAGTACGCCAATGCCAAAGAAGTAGCGGCCCGGATGGACCTGAAAGGTAAAGA
This is a stretch of genomic DNA from Sugiyamaella lignohabitans strain CBS 10342 chromosome C, complete sequence. It encodes these proteins:
- the HFD1 gene encoding Hfd1p (Hexadecenal dehydrogenase; involved in the conversion of sphingosine 1-phosphate breakdown product hexadecenal to hexadecenoic acid; located in the mitochondrial outer membrane and also in lipid particles; has similarity to ALDH3A2, a human fatty aldehyde dehydrogenase (FALDH) mutated in Sjogren-Larsson syndrome, a neurocutaneous disorder; GO_component: GO:0005768 - endosome [Evidence IEA]; GO_component: GO:0005768 - endosome [Evidence IDA] [PMID 14562095]; GO_component: GO:0010008 - endosome membrane [Evidence IEA]; GO_component: GO:0016021 - integral component of membrane [Evidence IEA]; GO_component: GO:0031307 - integral component of mitochondrial outer membrane [Evidence IDA] [PMID 16689936]; GO_component: GO:0005811 - lipid particle [Evidence IDA] [PMID 14562095]; GO_component: GO:0005811 - lipid particle [Evidence IDA] [PMID 24868093]; GO_component: GO:0016020 - membrane [Evidence IEA]; GO_component: GO:0005741 - mitochondrial outer membrane [Evidence IEA,IEA]; GO_component: GO:0005741 - mitochondrial outer membrane [Evidence IDA] [PMID 16407407]; GO_component: GO:0005739 - mitochondrion [Evidence IEA]; GO_component: GO:0005739 - mitochondrion [Evidence IDA] [PMID 14576278]; GO_component: GO:0005739 - mitochondrion [Evidence IDA] [PMID 16823961]; GO_function: GO:0004028 - 3-chloroallyl aldehyde dehydrogenase activity [Evidence ISS] [PMID 16407407]; GO_function: GO:0004029 - aldehyde dehydrogenase (NAD) activity [Evidence IEA]; GO_function: GO:0004030 - aldehyde dehydrogenase [NAD(P)+] activity [Evidence IEA]; GO_function: GO:0047770 - carboxylate reductase activity [Evidence IMP] [PMID 22633490]; GO_function: GO:0016491 - oxidoreductase activity [Evidence IEA,IEA]; GO_function: GO:0016620 - oxidoreductase activity, acting on the aldehyde or oxo group of donors, NAD or NADP as acceptor [Evidence IEA]; GO_process: GO:0006081 - cellular aldehyde metabolic process [Evidence IEA]; GO_process: GO:0006081 - cellular aldehyde metabolic process [Evidence IC] [PMID 16407407]; GO_process: GO:0006081 - cellular aldehyde metabolic process [Evidence IMP] [PMID 22633490]; GO_process: GO:0008152 - metabolic process [Evidence IEA]; GO_process: GO:0055114 - oxidation-reduction process [Evidence IEA,IEA]), which codes for MGRPKAVFTSFEDVPMNTSQEQILEKHKLITDTFLSNKTIPLDYRLEQIRNIYWAILDNVEFLKDALYKDFYRPHDETEILELHGVFAELDSIMNHLPQWAKDEPISGGLKSMSSHPVVKRQPYGTVLIISPWNYPYFLAVNPIATAIAAGNTVIWKPTEIAPNSSRALTKVLQHAIDPSIFQVVNGAIDESTSLLNLRFDKIMLTGSTTVGKIVASAAAKNLTPTLLELGGKSPVLVDRDLKDYKTVAKRIAWGKFVNAGQTCVAPDYILVDAKVEHKFIAALKDAIAELYPNLNKDTPDYCHIVSDRMYNRLSSLVDTTEGNVEFQHGVPDEKTRFLPPTIVSGVKPTDSLMKDELFGPLLPIIAVNDISSEGVDFIVENHDHPLALYVFTADQKKADSILARTRSGGAIWNDTIIHVGVTEAPFGGIGESGSGAYHGKYGFDEFSHKRTILKQPFYVEFLLKLRYPPYTKGNVKKLTKLSYSKNPWYSRDGPVRRSLIRRIFTSKILFLLAAIAGLFFIF